The sequence GAGTAAGAGTACTCAAAAAGAAAAGAGAGTCAATCATGGAAGTGATTGCGAAAGCGTCCTTTTTTCTATACCATGTGGAACATACGCGCGTAGCTCAGTTGGTAGAGCAAGCGACTTATACTCGCTGGGTCGGGGGTTCGAATCCCTCCGCGCGTACAGAAAAAAGCACCGCGTGAGCGGTGCTTTTTTTATACCTCCGGCTCAATGATTTTTTTCTTCTTTGGAATGATGCCGTTTGCGATGAGAATTTTTTCGAATTCTGCTCGTTCGATGGTCTCAACAATAATAAGTTCTTTTGCAATCGCATTCAAAGCTTCGCGATGTTTCGTAATCGTCTCGAGAGCTCGTGCATACTGTTTATTCATAAGTTCAAGCACTTCTTTATCAATTTCGCTTCCTGTCTTTTCAGAATAATCTCGGTCGATAAATGATTTGCCTGTAGGAGAAAGTCCGGGAGATGACTCGAGGGCAACAGGACCAATCACTTCAGACATTCCATATTTTGTAGTCATATCCCTCGCAAGAGAGGTTGAGACTTGCAAATCATTTGAGGAACCAGTTGTAAGATCGCCAAAAATAGTTTTTTCCACCACATATCCTCCGAGAGACACTGCAATATCATCCAAAAATTCTTTCTTCGACTGGAGTCTCCTTTCTTCAAGCGGAAGTTTGAGGGTGTACCCTGCAGCCCTCCCACGTGAAATGATAGAAACTTTGTGTACCGGATCGGCATATTCCAAAACTGAAGCAATGATCGCATGACCAGCTTCGTGATACGCAGTAATTTCTTTTTCACGAGTTGAAAGAATATGAGATTTTCTTTCGGGACCGAGCATCACTTTTTCAATCGAGCGGATGAGATCATATTGAGCGACTTTCGTCCTATTTTCCCGAGCTGCAAGAATCGCTCCTTCGTTCATAAGAGAATACAAATCAGCGCCAGAAAATCCGGGAGTTCGCTCGGCAATCACTTCAAGCTTCACATCCTCCGCAAACGGTTTCTCTTTGGAATGAATGTGAAGAATCTCAAGACGATCAGCTCGGTCAGGCAGATCAAGCACCACTCGCCTATCAAATCGTCCGGGTCGCAAAAGTGCGGGATCCAAAACATCAGGTCTGTTTGTAGCTGCCATCACAATCACTTTTTCATTCGGTTCGAATCCATCCATCTCCACAAGAATCTGGTTCAAGGTTTGTTCTCGTTCATCATTTCCTCCACCAACTCCGCCTCCTCGGGAACGGCCCACAGCATCAATCTCGTCTATAAAAATTATTGCTGGTGCGGCGCTTTTCGCCATTTTGAACAGATCACGAACACGGGATGCTCCGACACCCACGAACATCTCGACGAATTCAGAACCTGAAATAGAAAAGAATGAAACTCCAGCTTCTCCGGCGACTGCTCGAGCAAGCAAAGTTTTCCCCGTTCCGGGTGCACCCATAAGAAGAATTCCTTTCGGAATTCTCGCACCGATATCAAGAAATTTCTTCGGATTTTTGAGAAAATCTACGATCTCGAAAAGTTCCTGCTTCGCTTCTTTCACTCCCGCAACATCTTTAAAGGTAACTCGCTGTTTCTTATCGTGGGGAGAAATGAGCCGAGCCTTCGACTGCCCAAAAGTAAATGCTTGCATCCCGGAACCCTTCACTTGCCGGGTCATAAACCACAAAAATACGACGATAAGAATGATCGGACCGAAGAAGGGCAAGAGTATTCCAACCCATACGAGAAATCCACTTGCATCTTTCACCTCGATCTTCACATCTTTCGCTTTGTTGAGATCAACTCCGTAATGAGCAAGCGTATCAGTCAAAGCCGTATCATTTTCTTTCTGCGCTAGCTTTTTTTCGGCTGGCGCATCTCCGATCTTTTTATATTCTATATTCAAAGTGTCGCCCTCCACGGTGACTGAAGAAACTTTTCCGAGATTGATATCTTGAGCAAGTTCTGAAATGGCGATCGTAGGAATATTGCTCTGATTCTCGACTATCACAGAATAGAGGCTGGCAAGAAGAAGAAACACCAAAAGAATAGTGATAATATTGCGCCAGAATTTACTCCCCTCAGGAGCACGTCTCGTATTCTTTCGATTCCCCTTATTATTAGGCTTTTTATCGTATGGATCCATGAAAGCCCAGTATAATCTATTTTTGAAATTTTTTCAAAAAAATAAGCTTTCCGTACCAACGAAAAGCTTACACTGCGAATATATCTCCATCTTCGGAAGCGTCAATCGAGACGGAAGAAGTCCTGATGACGATGAGGAGAAAATCTTTCTCGCATTCCTTGCATCCAAGATGAAACATCTCGTCTTCCAGCGAACGACAGTACGCTCCTCCATCGTACTCAAGCAAAACCGTTCCCCCTCCGCAGTCCGGGCACTGATCACAAGACATGCGATGTTCCCGGAGACGCCGGCGAGCATTTTCCCTTTTCCTCGCGTCCTCCCGCTTCTGTTTCTTCTTTTTTCTCTCCGCTGGCCAGACAAAAAAGAAACAGATTACAAGGGCAAGAAAAAAGTAGGTACTGGCCATAACAAACCAAAAACCGCATTTTTCGAACATGTAAACCTCCCCAAAAGACTAGCCAGACCCTAGAGTATGCCTCCTAATAAATTTTGTCAAAACACTTCTCGGTTGCTACTATTGAGTTCATGTCGACATTCGTCACCAACAAAAAGGCCCATTTCAATTATGAAATTCTTGAACGATTCGAAGCAGGAATCGAGCTTTTAGGTTTTGAGGTGAAATCTATCCGCGCTGGACGGGCAACGCTTGATGGCTCGCATGTAACACTCCGTGGGGGTGAAGCGTTTCTTATAGGAGCAGGAGTTACGCCATTACAGCCGAAAAACACTCCGGCTGAATACGAAGAGCGCCGGAATCGCAAGCTACTTCTCACAAAAAAGGAGATTCTAGAACTCACAAAAACGGCCGAACAAAAAGGGTTGACAATAGTGCCACTTTCGATGTATAATAAAAAGCGTACGATAAAGGTAGAAATCGCGGTAGTGCGCGGAAAAAAGAAATTTGATAAACGCGAGTCTATCAAAAAACGCGATACCGATCGCGAGGTTCAGAGAACTTTGAAAGGAGAATAAAAAAATCGTCGTTCCCCCAAAATATTAAGCTCGCTTAATATTTTGGGGGGATGATCGGCATAGACAGGAGATTCCCCTTTGTATGCGCAAAGGAGAGCTGAAGTGACTCTTAAATCCGCTTC comes from Candidatus Paceibacterota bacterium and encodes:
- the ftsH gene encoding ATP-dependent zinc metalloprotease FtsH, producing MDPYDKKPNNKGNRKNTRRAPEGSKFWRNIITILLVFLLLASLYSVIVENQSNIPTIAISELAQDINLGKVSSVTVEGDTLNIEYKKIGDAPAEKKLAQKENDTALTDTLAHYGVDLNKAKDVKIEVKDASGFLVWVGILLPFFGPIILIVVFLWFMTRQVKGSGMQAFTFGQSKARLISPHDKKQRVTFKDVAGVKEAKQELFEIVDFLKNPKKFLDIGARIPKGILLMGAPGTGKTLLARAVAGEAGVSFFSISGSEFVEMFVGVGASRVRDLFKMAKSAAPAIIFIDEIDAVGRSRGGGVGGGNDEREQTLNQILVEMDGFEPNEKVIVMAATNRPDVLDPALLRPGRFDRRVVLDLPDRADRLEILHIHSKEKPFAEDVKLEVIAERTPGFSGADLYSLMNEGAILAARENRTKVAQYDLIRSIEKVMLGPERKSHILSTREKEITAYHEAGHAIIASVLEYADPVHKVSIISRGRAAGYTLKLPLEERRLQSKKEFLDDIAVSLGGYVVEKTIFGDLTTGSSNDLQVSTSLARDMTTKYGMSEVIGPVALESSPGLSPTGKSFIDRDYSEKTGSEIDKEVLELMNKQYARALETITKHREALNAIAKELIIVETIERAEFEKILIANGIIPKKKKIIEPEV
- the smpB gene encoding SsrA-binding protein SmpB — its product is MSTFVTNKKAHFNYEILERFEAGIELLGFEVKSIRAGRATLDGSHVTLRGGEAFLIGAGVTPLQPKNTPAEYEERRNRKLLLTKKEILELTKTAEQKGLTIVPLSMYNKKRTIKVEIAVVRGKKKFDKRESIKKRDTDREVQRTLKGE